A window of Syntrophorhabdaceae bacterium genomic DNA:
ATTTCCATCTTCGCTTCATTGATAGTGAGCGGACTTACCTGGGCATAAAAAGGGATTCCGATCTCTTTCGCGTAAAGTTCACAGAAGGCTTGCAGTTTCTGTTTAGGTCTTGCAGTAAAATTGTCGTCTACCACATATACATACGAGATGGGAGCCACCGTGCGTTGAAATGCTTTCAACTCCTCAACGATCTTTGACTCGCCCCTCCACCGCAGAAGTCGTTCTCCCGGGTAGAGAGCCTTGTATACGGCGTTTGCGCAGTAAGTACACGAGGAGGGACATCCTCTGCTGGTCATGAGCATATATGGAACCGATCCACCGTCGCCACGGAACCGCTCACCCTGAAATTCGCGGAAGCGCTGAGCGGTCAATTCGACCAGACGATTATTCACCGCCAGAAAATGTCCGCTGCAACTAAAATCCGGAGGCGGAACTCTGTCAAGGTCCGTAATCAACGGTCTCAACCGGTTGCGGACAACGCCTTCAGGCGTGTTAAACCACATGTTGAGCGTGTCGTAGTAAGGTAAACCCGACTTCATCCGATTGAGAAGATCGACGAGCGCCTCTTCCCCCTCGCCCAGGCAAATCGCGTCGGCATGCTTGATACACTCATCGGGTTCAACGGTCGGTTGAACTCCCCCCCAGACGATGGGGATTCTCATTCCGTGCGATCGCAAATATTCGGTGACCTGAATAGCCTGAGGGAATTGATTGGACATGAGAGAACATCCGATCAGGTCGGAGTCTTTTACTAATTCGCAAAGGCCCGACAGAAGATCACCGCTGTACCTACTGGCAAACTTGTTCTTTCGCGCATCAGCTCGGGGCACCATAAATACGATTTGTGTTTCATGGCCGGCTTTGCGCAAACATGCTGATAGTATCCTGATTCCAATACAATAAAGTTCGTGATCCAGAGAAATTAGGGTCACCTTCATGTCAGATGCCCCCGCTTCCCGCGTGGACGGCGGACTCTATGATCGTTATCGTACCTTTGGCGCCATCTACGCGGACCAGATCGCCCGTGTGGATCTTTCGTGTGGCCCCGCTCACATTGACAACCGCGGGAATGCCGTACTCTCTTGCAACAGTTGCCCCGTGGGAGAGAAACCCCCCTATTTCAGTGACGATGGCTTTACACGTAAGAAACAGAGGCGTCCATCCTGGATCGGTGTGCGGGGTTACCAGAACTTCGCCCACCTTGAGCATGTTTGATTCGGAAATGTCGTGAAGGACTTTAGCCCGACCCTCGGCGAGTCCTGGGCTGCACCCAACTCCGCTCAACGTCCTGGCATCCATAGATGAGCCACTATGCTCTTCGGGGTTCTTTCCGCTATCCAGAACAAAATCCTCCGCTTGCACCATTCTTAACCGGTCGTAGTGCCGTTTTCGATCTGCTATAATTTTACCTACACCATCAAGGTCACTCTTGTCTCTGAGACAGGCATCGATTTCTCCAGGTGTCAAAAAGAAGACATCTTCTTTTGCGGCGAGGAGACCTTTGCGTGTGAGTGTTTTACCTGCCTGGATAAATATCTCCCTGATTTCCGCATAGCCTTCCATGAGTCTATATTTCATGTTCTCTCTGAGGGTTGAAAAATCTTTGTACGAGCAAAGCAGGCGTCTGAAGATAAAGCCCTTAAATGCGGAAAGGTGGCGCACAGTTCTCATTACCTCTTCTCGTTGCTCGCGTTGCCTGCTTTCGTACCCTGCACGGCTTGCGTCCCAGGGCTGCGCTTCAATGAATTTGCCAATTACCGATAGCAAGAATGCCGGATTCTCCCGCCACCGCGGCGACGCGAGCTCGAACTCTTCCGCCGTTCGGGCGCCGTTGGCCTCCAAAAAATCCTCCATCATTGATAGAAAGTAAGAACCACCTTCGACAGTTGCAAGGCGCTGTCTAACCTCGGTCCAATCTGTGGCTTTTTCGAAAGGCTCTCGCATTGCAGGGTGATTCTGTACGTACAGGGCCAATTCAGCAAGCGATCTTCCCTGCGCGGCAGTCTGCAAGTCTTCCCGTCCAATGAGTATAAGGGGCAAAGTGTTGCGAGCGCGCTCACCCGATAACCATCTCGTCAGACACACATCTATCAGCGCGAATGTCGCGATGGCGTAAGCGGTACACAACATGTGCACCTTGAAGCAACGGGCATTCCATTGTAGAAGCTCATCGAGTCGTCCGGCAGTGGTTCTGTTCAAGGGGGGCAGCCTTTTAGCCCTGGTCGCGAGGTAAGGTATAAGCCCTGTCAGAGTGAGCAAGAATAGGCCTTGAGCCAATCGCACCCGGAATCCCTTGGGGCGCCTGTACGAACCGGCGTGGTCAGTTACTTGAAGTCCTAAAACCCTTTGCAGCGTTTCCGGCGTCACAAAGGGAAGATAACAAAACGAATTGAGAAAATGATCGACCCTGAGATATGCACGTCCATCAATAAGACGGACCCCCGCGCTCTCCCCCAAATACTTGTCCGAGGAGATCGTCTTTCCAAAAATCACGGCACCAAAAATGGACCATGTAAGAGGCGTCACCACTGACGGCAGAACCTCGCCGATATTTGCCCTGGTCCAGAGTTTATCCAGTGCAACTCGCCGGGGGCTTGCCGCCTGCGTGATTGGTCTTGCCTGCAGTACATAGAATTTCTCCCCCTCGTAGGCCCACTCGATATCGCAGGGGAGCCCGAAGATCGACTCGATGTTGAGCGCCATACGGGCGAGCTCCCTCAATGCCGCGTCGACTAATCGATTCTCACGCTCGGCTGAGGTGTAGCTGACGGTCAGCATGTTTTCTATCCTGCACGCGTAAGGTGGCTCAACCCTCCCAGCCATCAGCTGTTCGCTGAGTCCCCTTGTGTACTCGACTATCATCTCGCTCTTCGCCGGGTGATGAGGATTTCTCGTAAATAACACCCCGGAATAACGGGCGTCAACCATTTTCTGAATCAACACGGACATAGTGGTTTGATCGTGGTTCAACCCGTTTTTCTCACGATACGCTATTGCTCTTTCGCTCCACAGCGATGCCCAGCATTTCTTTACGGCTTCAGTGACCGCACCTGTCCCTTGAGCATTGAGATAACTTTCATAGAGGCCCGCAAAAGACAGCTCCGCCAGATCTTCTTTGTTTGATGAGGACCGGACCGCCCACAAATCATCTGTCTTTGCTATAGAATCATTCCGTTCCAACTCCTGGCCGATGTCTTCAGGCATCGCGGCGTTGACGATGAGATCGGTTATTGCCGATGCCTTTTCCCCATAAGTCATGTTTTTCGTTGAGACGAGCTTCTCGATCTTAACATCCTTGCCATCAACTATCGCAAAGAAGCGATATGCGTCGCTCACAAGACAAAACGTCAGTGGAACAGGTATTCCATGGACGCAAAGGACGTGTAGATTCTTCCCTTTCGTACCAAAAGCGTCGGGATCGGTTTCCACTGAAATGGGGAAGAGATACCGGTTCTTCACTTTGACATCATTGGCTGACAGCAATATGGGCCGGATTACTGGCCCGACCGACGCTGAATAACATTCTTAGTTTATGTCGAAGGGCTCGAAAAAGGATTTGATGTTTCTTCGGTACGTGATCATTGTTCCTCATCCGATCGAGAACCTGGGGCGCCGATAAAAACGCGAGGTCGTTCCTGATGATCCACTCCCAGAATTCGCGATTGCCATTCCAGAACGATCCGGCGATTCGGGCAAAATCATCATACCTGGCTTTGTCTGCGGAATTCCATGTGTCTTGAAACGTCCGGAGAATCAGGTAATTATCCTCAGTCAAGGCCCTACCGGCTATCTTGCCAGCGAGGGTTCCGTATCGGAGGGCCGGTTCAACTCCCATACAGGTCCAGCTTGTTGCCATTCCGGCCGCGTCTCCGGCCGCTATTACTCTGCCCTGTACCAGATTCCTTGCCGGGGTGATAGGTATGGTGCCATATTCAATGGATTCAAGCCTGACGCCGGCCAGATAATCCGAGTACGGTGAAAACCGGTGAAGTGCCTCCTGAAAGTTCTCTTCTATTACGCCAATGTCTATCTCCGGACTCGTAGAAATCGTGGCATAGCCAAAACTTGCCCGTGCGCCGTTAAGCGGGTAGAACCATCCTCCCCCAAGACCGAATTGCTGCTGAGGCCACAAGAAGCAGGCTGTTTTATCGTCCACATTACTGAGACCCGAAAAGAGGCCGCCATATACATGGCTGTAATATCGGACGACTCCGTCTTCGGGAGAATGGGCGAGTTGCGATTTACCCGAACAGTCGATGATGATCTTTGCAGTAATGGAGTCGCCGTTCTCCAGTATGACCAGAGGATCCTTGTTCTGTGCCAGACTGACCGCCCGCTGAGTAATGATTGTCGGACGCCGGCAACCGGCCTCAAGGATGGCATGAAGTTTTTCGCAGGCCTTCCTGTAATCGAGCACCACCAGGGGGTACCCGTCGAAGGTGTATTGGATCGAACTACCCTGGTAATTGTGAAACACAAAACTTCGATAGCGCGCCTTAAGACAATCCTCAAAACCGTGCTTCTCGACAATGTCGGCGAAAGTGAGCGGAGAGGGATTGTTTGACCCTACGCCGTTCGCCTCTATTATAGCCAGAGACAGATTGTCTTCGTTAACTATTTCGCGGGCAGCAGCCATACCGGCAATACCCGCGCCCACGATAACGATGTCGAAAGAATTATCTAACCGATTCATAGGTCGGATTCACTCTCCTGTCGAGCTAATCTCCCGGCATATCCGGTCAGCGCATTCCAGGCCGGACTCAAAAGCTTGCGCAACACAGGGACCATCTGGTTCGACCGAGTCCCCGGCGAAGAATAGGTTGCTAACAGGTGCTTTGACGGGGAACCTTCGATACTTAAGGTCGGGGGATACACCGAAGACAGAGGGTACAAAACCAAACTCCTCCTCATAGCGTCGTGGATCATAAACGATATAATCGATCACGGCTTGGGAAAGTCCGTCAAAAAGATTATTCAATCCGAGCCTTACAACGCGCTCCGCCTGTCTCTTGACCGAATCCTGGGAAGCCATTTGGCGCGGGTGATAGAATTGCAAGGTTGCATGATGGGTAGCCCCGTCCCCTGCATTTATGTTGGAAGGAACGTGGAGGACGAACATGGAATCGAGAGGAAAAGAACCTGTCTCGAGCAACCGGAACTCTTCATGGACTTCGTACGGCATAAGAAAGACTGCATGACCTCGGGGTAGAGCGAACGAGCGGGAAAACGTAAGAAAAACGTTGACGACCTGAAGAGCATCTCCCAAATTACGCACCTCTTCGTAATATGGGGCAGGCCACGCGGAAGAATCAGTAAGGCGCAGAACAGTCTCCTTCAAGCCTGTATTGCTCACCACAATTCTACCCTCATAGCGACCTTTGTCTGTTTCTACAGACCGGGCGATTCCGTCATGGATCTCGATGTGCGAAACCTTCGTGTTTAGGAGCACCTCGCAGTGAGTCCTCGCCAGCCGAAGTAACTCGTGGGCTATACCGGCGTTACCTGAAGGCAGATATTCGGGAT
This region includes:
- a CDS encoding cobalamin-dependent protein (Presence of a B(12) (cobalamin)-binding domain implies dependence on cobalamin itself, in one of its several forms, or in some unusual lineages, dependence on a cobalamin-like analog.) → MKVTLISLDHELYCIGIRILSACLRKAGHETQIVFMVPRADARKNKFASRYSGDLLSGLCELVKDSDLIGCSLMSNQFPQAIQVTEYLRSHGMRIPIVWGGVQPTVEPDECIKHADAICLGEGEEALVDLLNRMKSGLPYYDTLNMWFNTPEGVVRNRLRPLITDLDRVPPPDFSCSGHFLAVNNRLVELTAQRFREFQGERFRGDGGSVPYMLMTSRGCPSSCTYCANAVYKALYPGERLLRWRGESKIVEELKAFQRTVAPISYVYVVDDNFTARPKQKLQAFCELYAKEIGIPFYAQVSPLTINEAKMEILFKSGCSHITMGVETANSRMAAMYNRTKEHARLRSALDLVEKYRHAMDLPPTYQFIIDNPYETLDEILETLRLAVSFPQPWHHPIYSLMLFPGTPLYQRALEHGIIKDKHAQIYTRDWRSQSLPFFQFWIELYHRNVPAFILKLLLTPRVAKFLCGHAATAIWRTKPFRRFSQNSLLAGAVAPNLADFLQTVFFS
- a CDS encoding PEP/pyruvate-binding domain-containing protein; this translates as MKNRYLFPISVETDPDAFGTKGKNLHVLCVHGIPVPLTFCLVSDAYRFFAIVDGKDVKIEKLVSTKNMTYGEKASAITDLIVNAAMPEDIGQELERNDSIAKTDDLWAVRSSSNKEDLAELSFAGLYESYLNAQGTGAVTEAVKKCWASLWSERAIAYREKNGLNHDQTTMSVLIQKMVDARYSGVLFTRNPHHPAKSEMIVEYTRGLSEQLMAGRVEPPYACRIENMLTVSYTSAERENRLVDAALRELARMALNIESIFGLPCDIEWAYEGEKFYVLQARPITQAASPRRVALDKLWTRANIGEVLPSVVTPLTWSIFGAVIFGKTISSDKYLGESAGVRLIDGRAYLRVDHFLNSFCYLPFVTPETLQRVLGLQVTDHAGSYRRPKGFRVRLAQGLFLLTLTGLIPYLATRAKRLPPLNRTTAGRLDELLQWNARCFKVHMLCTAYAIATFALIDVCLTRWLSGERARNTLPLILIGREDLQTAAQGRSLAELALYVQNHPAMREPFEKATDWTEVRQRLATVEGGSYFLSMMEDFLEANGARTAEEFELASPRWRENPAFLLSVIGKFIEAQPWDASRAGYESRQREQREEVMRTVRHLSAFKGFIFRRLLCSYKDFSTLRENMKYRLMEGYAEIREIFIQAGKTLTRKGLLAAKEDVFFLTPGEIDACLRDKSDLDGVGKIIADRKRHYDRLRMVQAEDFVLDSGKNPEEHSGSSMDARTLSGVGCSPGLAEGRAKVLHDISESNMLKVGEVLVTPHTDPGWTPLFLTCKAIVTEIGGFLSHGATVAREYGIPAVVNVSGATRKIHTGDLVRVDGAKGTITIIESAVHAGSGGI
- a CDS encoding lycopene cyclase family protein, encoding MNRLDNSFDIVIVGAGIAGMAAAREIVNEDNLSLAIIEANGVGSNNPSPLTFADIVEKHGFEDCLKARYRSFVFHNYQGSSIQYTFDGYPLVVLDYRKACEKLHAILEAGCRRPTIITQRAVSLAQNKDPLVILENGDSITAKIIIDCSGKSQLAHSPEDGVVRYYSHVYGGLFSGLSNVDDKTACFLWPQQQFGLGGGWFYPLNGARASFGYATISTSPEIDIGVIEENFQEALHRFSPYSDYLAGVRLESIEYGTIPITPARNLVQGRVIAAGDAAGMATSWTCMGVEPALRYGTLAGKIAGRALTEDNYLILRTFQDTWNSADKARYDDFARIAGSFWNGNREFWEWIIRNDLAFLSAPQVLDRMRNNDHVPKKHQILFRALRHKLRMLFSVGRASNPAHIAVSQ
- a CDS encoding FAD-dependent oxidoreductase; this translates as MGRYPVIIIGAGIGGLATAAALSKKGIASLLLEKNAFPGGRCSTRSINGNPHEIGAIYVGGGVFDHLRNDFGLNLPSAQIKCGIRIGRGMVSFPFGFKTVLQLRACGVPITELLRMKYKARALSDPGWFRVHPSVGHIIDSLTGNSILRKVLHTASGLSGTSPYRLPGTYLDENGRVIHYRALNPEYLPSGNAGIAHELLRLARTHCEVLLNTKVSHIEIHDGIARSVETDKGRYEGRIVVSNTGLKETVLRLTDSSAWPAPYYEEVRNLGDALQVVNVFLTFSRSFALPRGHAVFLMPYEVHEEFRLLETGSFPLDSMFVLHVPSNINAGDGATHHATLQFYHPRQMASQDSVKRQAERVVRLGLNNLFDGLSQAVIDYIVYDPRRYEEEFGFVPSVFGVSPDLKYRRFPVKAPVSNLFFAGDSVEPDGPCVAQAFESGLECADRICREISSTGE